TCTTCGTCTTGCTCGTAGCTAATTAAATTTAAACGATGGCTAAACCCATCGCTGGTATGCAAAATGACCGGCTGATGGCGGCTAATGCTGTAAAGCTGCCCGTTACCTTGTAAAGTAACCGACCTAATTTGCTCGTCTATAAATTGATTAGCCACTGTTCTAACTACATTTACAGCCATACCCGCACTATAATGCTGCGTGTGGATAGAAGCCGTAAAGAAATTAAAGAGTAAAAAGCCAACCACCATTAAATAAGTGATAGGGCTTAAATACAAAACTACACGTCTAACCTTTACTTTTTTCATAGCTTTTATAATAACATGTTTTTGGTATAATTTCAAGTTTTTTTTGTTAAATTATCGTAACAAGGAATAGGGCAATTTTATCATTTATTCCTTGTTACCTGTTATTTAATTAATTTGCAGTTGCTCTACGTGCGGGATTAACCTTAAAATGTTATCTACCCGGCTGGCAAAGGTAATGGCATCTAGCCGGCGGGTTTCTTCTAATAAAAAGGCGGAGTCGGGGTAGCGTCCTTCTTTAAAGGCAATGAGGGCCCGGCTAAAGGTGATAAGAGCCTCCGGTGCGCCGCGCTCGAGGGCTTCTTGGTAGTAACTTTCGGCCAGCTCAAAGTTATTTTGTTCGTAGGCTACCAAACCTAAATAATAAAAGGGGCTAAATAAATCACTGCGGGCTACGCTGGCTTGGGTAAAGAGCGATTGCGCTAAAGTAAAGTTACCTTCGTTGTGGGCTTGCTGGCCGGCGGCCATAAGGGAGGTAAAATCTGGGGTGCCGGTAATGTAGTTAAAAAAGCCGGCCTCTAGGTTATGAGCCGTTATTAAAGCGGCTACGTTAGCACGGTTTTGTTCGTAAGTTAAAGCGTCATCGATGGCCGCCGTTACCTGCCGTAAGATTTGCTGCTGGCCGCTTACCATTAAGTAATGCACAAACCCCCACGAATACGCTAAGTTGCGCTCCATATCGGCCACGAAGCTACCGTTCATGCCATCGGTTAAGGCCAGTAATTGGTTAAGGCTTAACGGGTTTTCGGCATGGATTTGCTGTAGGGTAGCTAAAAAATCGGTGCGGCGGTACTCCAACACGGCCTCGCCGGTGCGGTGGCTGGTTCCTTCAAATAATAAGGCCGCTCCTTCGCGCAGCCAAGCCGGCAGTTTGGGCATGGCC
Above is a window of Spirochaetaceae bacterium DNA encoding:
- a CDS encoding tetratricopeptide repeat protein, which translates into the protein MIKPKLIILLLFVSLLQPAIAQSSRHFQFITNEVPALAEEVLFIMELNLPLYIDFLYPATPPNVMLNLSLFANNNRFNEALRPQGFIGVRHDFIYLDFNNPERNVLFLYPLTVNDNRNMPSELLSRITIAQRLSRHGFLQYSLTAMPKLPAWLREGAALLFEGTSHRTGEAVLEYRRTDFLATLQQIHAENPLSLNQLLALTDGMNGSFVADMERNLAYSWGFVHYLMVSGQQQILRQVTAAIDDALTYEQNRANVAALITAHNLEAGFFNYITGTPDFTSLMAAGQQAHNEGNFTLAQSLFTQASVARSDLFSPFYYLGLVAYEQNNFELAESYYQEALERGAPEALITFSRALIAFKEGRYPDSAFLLEETRRLDAITFASRVDNILRLIPHVEQLQIN